From the Deferribacterota bacterium genome, the window TGGAGTTAATAATGCTAGAGCTAAAACTTTAGAGAAAATATATAAAAGCTATTTAAAATCTTTTCAAAAGAGCTTACCTTCTGGAAAAAAAGCTAAAGAATTATTTGGTATATTGAGGTAAATTTTCCTATTGCAAAAAATAATTATTAGCTTATAATCTAATTAAGATAAAAATACTCTTATTAAGGAGAGATTATGTTAGAGATAAAAAACCTTTATGTGCAAGTAGACGATAAGTTAATTTTGAAAGGGGTAGATCTAAAAGTAAAAGAAGGTGATGTAATAATTCTAATGGGACCAAATGGAAGCGGCAAGACAACACTATTGCATACTATAATGGGGTTACCCAGGTATAAAATAATAGATGGTCAAATATTGTTTAATAATATTGATATTACAAATATGATGCCTGATGAACGCGCTAGATTAGGTATTGGGATAATGTTTCAAAAAGCACCATCAATTAGAGGCGTGACCCTTGGAGAATTGGCGTATATTATTTCAAGACAAGATGATGAAGAAGTCATTAGAGATTTTGCAAATAAAATAAATGTACAGGATTATTTAGATAGGGAGGTTAATTTCGGTTTTTCAGGTGGAGAGTTGAAGAGGTCTGAGGTTTTTCAATTGTTATGCAATGATTCTAAGTTGGTTCTTTTAGATGAGCCAGAATCAGGTGTAGATATTGAAAATATTGCATTAATTAGTGAAAATATAAATAGGCTTTTAGGTAAAGACGAAAAGATAAAGAAGCGCTATAAAAGTGGAATAATTGTAACTCACACAGGTTATATATTAGATTATGTTAATGCTGATAAAGGATATATTATGTTTGATGGTAAGATTGTTTGTGAGGGAGGACCTAGAGATATTTTAGAAGAAGTAAGAAAAAACGGATATAGGAGGTGTGGGGAATGCAAATAGATTTAGCTAAGAAATATAAAGAGTTAGCACAAAGTGCTATCAACAAGAAGGCAGAATATGGGTTGGATATTGATTTAACTTCGTATGAAGAAGTTCAAGAATTTGAAGAAGGTAATGACTTAGATAAGATGCCGAGTGAGATAAAGGAGGCTGCATTATTAGCTGGTGTGGATTTTACAGAAGGCAACCGTTCTGGTTCATTTATGCAAATTAATCACTCAGTAATTTATAAAAAGATAATGGAAAGCTATGAGAATAAGATTGAGATAATGAGCGTTAATGAAGCTTTAGATAAATATCCAGAGATGAGTCAATATTGGTGGCAGGCTGTCAATGTGGA encodes:
- a CDS encoding ABC transporter ATP-binding protein; translation: MLEIKNLYVQVDDKLILKGVDLKVKEGDVIILMGPNGSGKTTLLHTIMGLPRYKIIDGQILFNNIDITNMMPDERARLGIGIMFQKAPSIRGVTLGELAYIISRQDDEEVIRDFANKINVQDYLDREVNFGFSGGELKRSEVFQLLCNDSKLVLLDEPESGVDIENIALISENINRLLGKDEKIKKRYKSGIIVTHTGYILDYVNADKGYIMFDGKIVCEGGPRDILEEVRKNGYRRCGECK